The genomic region ACAGGCCCATGCCGCCGGCGCGACCAATGTCGGTTGCGCCATCCAAGCGGCGCTGCACCGCACCCCCGACGACGTCCGGCGGCTGACCCGGCTCGGCGCCAGCATCCGCCTGTGCAAGGGCGCCTACGCCGAGCCCGTGCACGTCGCCTGGCAGCGTCGGGTGGAGGTCGACCGGGCCTACCTGGAAGCGGCACGCCACCTGCTCCGGGAAGCCGACTATCCGCGCTTCGCCACCCACGACCACCGTCTGGTCGCGGCCATCAAACGCGAGGCGGCCCACCTCGGGCGGCCCCGCGACAGCTACGAGTTCCAGATGTTGTTCGGTGTCCGTGCCGACATGCAGCGCGCACTGGTCGCCGATGGCTACCGGCTGTGCGTCTACGTTCCGTTCGGGACCGAGTGGTTCCCGTACTTCACCCGCCGGCTCGCAGAACGCCCGGCGAATCTGGCGTTCTTCCTGCGCGCCCTCACCAGTGGAGATCAGCGATGAGCGACGGCCGATT from Egicoccus sp. AB-alg6-2 harbors:
- a CDS encoding proline dehydrogenase family protein, with protein sequence MLRWMLLRAAGDERLARWAAASPTVRPVVDRYIAGDTLGAGLKAARGLADAGMAVTLDHVGEYITDASQADEAAQVYREVLSQVAAEDLPAGISVKPTQLGLLLERDRCEKLVADLAQRAADAAVHVTLDMEDHPVTEATVALVEQAHAAGATNVGCAIQAALHRTPDDVRRLTRLGASIRLCKGAYAEPVHVAWQRRVEVDRAYLEAARHLLREADYPRFATHDHRLVAAIKREAAHLGRPRDSYEFQMLFGVRADMQRALVADGYRLCVYVPFGTEWFPYFTRRLAERPANLAFFLRALTSGDQR